Sequence from the Segatella copri genome:
CGTTCCGTGATGAGTAGTGATGAAATCCTTTATGATGCCTGGCAGACCAACCTTCTCTGCCATCTTCAGACCTTCTGAAACATGGCTTATGATAATCTGTGCACTCTCAAGGTCGCTTAACTGGTCGTGAGGATTAACGCCCGCCTGATTCTCTGTGAAGAAAACAGGGTTAGTCATCTTACCGATATCATGATAGAGTGCTCCGGTACGTACCAGGAGACTGTTGGCTCTGATGCGGTTGGCAATCTCTGCTGCCAGGTTACCTACGGTGATAGAATGCTGGAAGGTGCCTGGAGCAATCTCACTCAGGTTGCGGAGTAATCCCTTGTTGGTATTTGACAACTCGAAAAGTGTAACATTAGATGTAAATCCAAACATCTTTTCTATAATGTACATGAGCGGATAAGAGAGTAGCAGGAAGATGCCGTTTACGGTAAAGTAGGTATACATACTGGCATCTACGTTGAACACCTGGTTGTCCTGCATCAGCTGAAGGGCAAGATATACTACACTGCTGGCTATAGTTACCAACAGGGCTGTGATGAATATCTGCGAGCGCTTGCTGAGTTCACGCAAACTGTAAATAGCAACAAGACCTGCTACCAGCTGTACGATGATAAACTCGTATTGGTATTTTACAGCTGCTGCACAAATAAGAATCATCGTAACGTGGCTGATAAAGGCTGTACGCGAGTCCATAAATACACGTACGAAGATAGGCGCCATGGCAAATGGGATGATATAGACGCTGAAGAAATTGTGTTTCATCATGAGCGACACAAAGATAGGGAAAAGCGTAATCATCGCATAAAGCATGGTAATGCTGCGCGGCTTATCAAAATAGTCTTTTCTGAAAAGTGAGAGATAAGAGGTAAACAGCATGACAAGAATGAAGATAAACAGTACCTGTCCGATGATAGTGGTTGTCAGTTCTTCCTGGGTAGAACTGCGGCGCTTCATCTCCTTATCGAATGAATTGAGCACCCGATAGGTGTTGTTCGTAATCACTTCACCACGATCCACAATCTTCTGACCGCTCATCACCATTCCGCTTGCCAGTGGAATGCTGCTCATCATGTCGGCTTTCTCTGCCTCGCTTCTTCCCTTATCGTATATGACGTTGGCTTCAACATAATTGTTGAGGTTGCAACGGGATAAAAGCTGTCGCTGGGTTGCCAGTTTCTCATCGTAGAAGATGCGTTCGTAAGCGGCAATAGTAGAGTAGAACGAACCGATAGGTACGCTCTTCACATTCTTTCCGTTGATAATTCGTATCATACTGGTAGAATCTTTGTAGATACGATTATATTCCGTGGTAGCGATGATGCCGGTCTGATAAAGGCGCTGAAGCTGGTGGGCTATGAGTCCCACATATTCTTTTGGCAAACCTGGTACACCTTGGCTGAAGTCGTGCAGGAAACGGCTCACCTGTTCGCTGCCGATGGATTCATTGACAGAATAATAAGGTTGGAATTGCTTCATCAGCGAATCCTGTTCACGCTTGATAGCTTCATCGGTCTTATAGATCGGAAAGTCAAATTTTGCAATGACGGAACCATACATCCATGGCTTTCCAACATCGTACCGGAACATCCTTCCTTCGTTGCGAGGAAGGAACCAAACAATGATAGCAACGGTAATTAATATCAAAACCGTTTTTGTGGCGAAATTGCGCCAATAGTTCTCTTCTGGGTTGTTAAATATGCTCATTTTCCTACTTTTTTCTTACTTATTTCGTTTTACAGTGCGAAAATACGAAAAAAAACGGCTAAAATCGCAAAAAAAGATGTAAATTTGCAGAAAAATTTGAAAATAGCTATAAAAAGACATGGCAGATAGAAAAGTAAGGGTGCGTTTTGCCCCTAGTCCAACGGGTGCATTGCACATTGGCGGTGTTCGTACCGCTCTGTATAATTATTTGTTTGCTCGCCAACATGGAGGTGAGCTGGTGTTCCGTATTGAGGATACAGATTCTCATCGTTTCGTGCCTGGAGCCGAAGAATATATCCTGGAATCTTTCAAGTGGCTGGGTATCCAGTTTGACGAGGGTGTAAGTTTCGGTGGAGAGCATGGACCTTATCGCCAGAGTGAACGTCGTGATATCTATAAGCAGTATGTTCAGCAGCTTCTGGATAATGATAAGGCGTATATTGCTTTTGATACTCCTGAGGAGTTGGAAGCGAAACGTGCCGAAATCCAGAATTTCCAGTATGATGCTCATACTCGTATGCAGATGCGCAACTCTCTGACTCTTTCTAAGGAAGAGGTTGATAAGCTGATTGCTGACGGAAAGCAGTATACTGTACGTTTCAAGATTGAACCGGGACAGGAAATTCACGTGAACGATATGATTCGTGGTGATGTGAAGGTAATGAGTGATATCCTGGATGATAAGGTGCTTTACAAGAGTGCTGATGAATTGCCAACTTATCACCTGGCAAATATCGTAGACGACCACCTGATGGAAATCTCTCATGTAATCCGTGGTGAGGAGTGGTTGCCTAGTGCGCCTTTGCACGTACTTCTTTATAAGGCTTTCGGTTGGGAAGATACCATGCCTCGTTTTGCGCATCTTCCTTTGCTTCTTAAGCCTGAAGGTAAAGGTAAGCTGAGTAAGCGTGATGGCGACCGCCTCGGTTTCCCGGTATTCCCGCTGGAGTGGCATGATCCTAAGACTGGCGAGGTTTCTTCCGGTTATCGTGAGAGTGGCTACTTCCCAGAGGCTGTAGTCAACTTCCTGGCGCTCCTCGGCTGGAATCCTGGTACAGAACAGGAAATCTTCTCTCTTGATGAACTGGTGAAGGCTTTTGATATTTCACGTTGCTCTAAGGCTGGTGCCAAGTTCGACTTCAAGAAGGGAATCTGGTTCAACCACGAATACATTCTGATGAAGAGCGATGATGAAATAGCTAACCTCTTTGCCCCTATTGTTGCCAACAATGGTGTAGAGGAAACTCTGGACCGCGTAAAGCAGGTGGTACACATGATGAAGGATCGTGTGAACTTCGTCTATGAATTGTGGCCATTGTGTTCTTTCTTCTTCATTGCTCCTACAGAGTATGATGCTAAGACAGCCAAGAAGCGCTGGAAGGAATATTCTGCACAGCAGATGACAGAACTTGCTGATGTGCTTGAAGGTATTGAGGATTTCTCTATCGAAGGTCAGGAACCTGTCGTGATGAAATGGGTAGAGGATAAGGGCTATAAGCTGGGTGATGTGATGAACGCATTCCGTCTGACTCTCGTAGGTGAGGGTAAGGGCCCGGGTATGTTCGATATCTCTGCCTTCCTTGGCAAGGAGGAAACTCTGCGCCGTCTTCGCAAGGCAATCGAAGTTTTGGGTTAATTCACAATAATTTCTCTCTGAATGGCTTTCTGCAGAATATTGCTGAAGGCTATTCAGAGAGTTCACGTATTTATAGATAGTAACCAATATAAAGAAATATCATGATCTATAATATCGTAATATATTTCGTCCTTTGGGGCATAGCCATTGCAAGTCTGTTCAATGAAAAGGTGCGCAAGATGTGGCGTGGTGAGCGTGAGGCTTTCAAAATATTGAAGCAGAAGGTAGATCCTAACGCTAAGTACATTTGGTTTCATGCTGCATCGCTCGGTGAGTTTGAACAGGGACGACCTTTGATGGAACGTATCCGCAAGGACTATCCTCAGTATAAGATTTTGCTTACCTTCTATTCTCCTTCAGGTTATGAGGTGCGCAAGAACTATGAGGGAGCTGACATCATCTGTTATATGCCGGTGGATACTCGGTTGAACGCCATCCGTTTCCTTAGATTGGTACGTCCTGTGATGGCTTTCTTCATCAAGTATGAGTTCTGGTCTAATTTCCTTCATATCCTGAAGCATCGCAACATTCCTACTTATAGCGTGAGCAGTATCTTCCGCGAGGATCAGGTGTTCTTCAAATGGTATGGAAGAAACTATGCTGGAGTGCTGAAGTGCTTTACCCGTTTCTTCGTACAGAACGAAGAGAGTAAGCGATTGCTCGAAGGTATCGGCATCACGGCTGTGGATGTGGTAGGAGATACCCGTTTCGACCGTGTTCTCCAGATAAAGGAGGCTGCCAAGCAATTGCCGATTTGCGAGGCTTTCAGAACAGGAGTAGCTTCATCTCAGTCTGCGGATGTACCACATCATGATTTCAAGGTATTTGTTGCCGGTAGCTCTTGGCCACCAGATGAGAATATCTTTATACCTTTCTTTAATGAGCATAAGGATTGGCGCCTGCTGATTGCTCCTCATGTCATTGCTGAAGAGCATCTGAAGTTGATTCTTTCTCTGATAAAGGGCAAGAAGGTGGTGCGCTATACGCAGACTACTCCTGAGGAAGCTGCGGAGGCTGATGTCTTGATCATCGATTGTTTCGGATTGTTGAGCAGTATGTACAACTATGGTGATGTGGCTTATATCGGTGGTGGCTTTGGTGTAGGTATTCATAACACCTTGGAGGCTGCCGTATGGAATATGCCGGTTATCTTTGGCCCGAACAATAAAAAGTTTCAGGAGGCTCAAGGCTTGCTGAAATCGGGTGGAGGTTTTGAAATCAATACCTATGAGGATTTCTCAGGCTTGATGAGTTCTCTGATGAATGATGAGACCTTCCTGAAACAGGCTGGCGATAAGGCTGGCACCTTCGTGGCTCATTTGGCTGGCGCTACTGATAAGGTCTTGACAAGTGTAAAGTTGTAATTTATAGTATCCTATACAAGAAAAGGTCTCATGAATGTTTTTCTTCATGAGACCTTTTATTATTTATGTGCCGTAAACCAGGCATCCTGCCTTTATTTGATAATGCGGTAGTAATCCTCTTTTCTTGGTTTTACGGTATGAGGATGCGAAGAAGCATAACCCAAGGCTAAGGCACCGATACCCATCAGCCCCTCTGGAAGATTCCAGTCCTTCATCAGCTTCTTGCCTTCTTCTGATGCAAACATGCCGTCTTCACGGTTAATCCAGCAAGATGCAAGGCCGATAGAGTGGGCAGCAAGCATCATATTGCCTAAGATAAGGCTGCCATCTTTCACACCATTAACGTTGCTTTCTGGTGCCAGAACGATAACGATGGTTGGCGCTCCATAGTAAGGATCGCTTTCTACACCCATGATTTCTGCGTTCATCTTGCGAAGCTGGGCGCAAATCTCAGGATTCTGAACGGCAATGATGAAAGGCTCCTGGGTTCCATGACCTGTTGCTGCCCATGTGCCGGCTTCCAATACCGTCTTCAACTCTTCGTCGGTAATCTGATCTGCCTTGAAGCGACGAATGCTTCTTCTCTCCTTAATGGCTTTTAAAACTTCATTTTCCATCTTATCTTGTTTTAAATATTTTATTTAGAAATCTTTTCTCTTTCTTCGCTCTTTTATGCAGGGCATCCGCTTAAATCCTCTTCATCCATATACTGGCTGAGAACCCGAGCAATGCGAATCAGGCCCTGCATCAGGGTCTTGCGAGGACAGGCGATGTTGAGGCGCAGGTAGCCCTGACCAGCCTTTCTGCCATACATCGTACCACTGTTGACGAATACCTTACCATCGTTCATCAGCTTTTCGTAAGCCTCGTCGCTAGATAATTCGAATGGCAGAATGTCGAGCCATACCAGGTAGGTGCCTTCAAGGCGGGTAACGCGAACTTGTGGCAATTCGGTATTGAAGAATTCCTTTACTGCCTGATAGTTCTCGTAGAGATATTGGTTCAATTCATCCAGCCATTCTTCTCCCTCATTGTAAGCTGCCTGGAGAGCGATGACGCCGAATGGGTTTACGTCACAAACC
This genomic interval carries:
- the gltX gene encoding glutamate--tRNA ligase yields the protein MADRKVRVRFAPSPTGALHIGGVRTALYNYLFARQHGGELVFRIEDTDSHRFVPGAEEYILESFKWLGIQFDEGVSFGGEHGPYRQSERRDIYKQYVQQLLDNDKAYIAFDTPEELEAKRAEIQNFQYDAHTRMQMRNSLTLSKEEVDKLIADGKQYTVRFKIEPGQEIHVNDMIRGDVKVMSDILDDKVLYKSADELPTYHLANIVDDHLMEISHVIRGEEWLPSAPLHVLLYKAFGWEDTMPRFAHLPLLLKPEGKGKLSKRDGDRLGFPVFPLEWHDPKTGEVSSGYRESGYFPEAVVNFLALLGWNPGTEQEIFSLDELVKAFDISRCSKAGAKFDFKKGIWFNHEYILMKSDDEIANLFAPIVANNGVEETLDRVKQVVHMMKDRVNFVYELWPLCSFFFIAPTEYDAKTAKKRWKEYSAQQMTELADVLEGIEDFSIEGQEPVVMKWVEDKGYKLGDVMNAFRLTLVGEGKGPGMFDISAFLGKEETLRRLRKAIEVLG
- a CDS encoding 3-deoxy-D-manno-octulosonic acid transferase; this encodes MYNIVIYFVLWGIAIASLFNEKVRKMWRGEREAFKILKQKVDPNAKYIWFHAASLGEFEQGRPLMERIRKDYPQYKILLTFYSPSGYEVRKNYEGADIICYMPVDTRLNAIRFLRLVRPVMAFFIKYEFWSNFLHILKHRNIPTYSVSSIFREDQVFFKWYGRNYAGVLKCFTRFFVQNEESKRLLEGIGITAVDVVGDTRFDRVLQIKEAAKQLPICEAFRTGVASSQSADVPHHDFKVFVAGSSWPPDENIFIPFFNEHKDWRLLIAPHVIAEEHLKLILSLIKGKKVVRYTQTTPEEAAEADVLIIDCFGLLSSMYNYGDVAYIGGGFGVGIHNTLEAAVWNMPVIFGPNNKKFQEAQGLLKSGGGFEINTYEDFSGLMSSLMNDETFLKQAGDKAGTFVAHLAGATDKVLTSVKL
- a CDS encoding nitroreductase family protein codes for the protein MENEVLKAIKERRSIRRFKADQITDEELKTVLEAGTWAATGHGTQEPFIIAVQNPEICAQLRKMNAEIMGVESDPYYGAPTIVIVLAPESNVNGVKDGSLILGNMMLAAHSIGLASCWINREDGMFASEEGKKLMKDWNLPEGLMGIGALALGYASSHPHTVKPRKEDYYRIIK
- a CDS encoding HD family phosphohydrolase, yielding MSIFNNPEENYWRNFATKTVLILITVAIIVWFLPRNEGRMFRYDVGKPWMYGSVIAKFDFPIYKTDEAIKREQDSLMKQFQPYYSVNESIGSEQVSRFLHDFSQGVPGLPKEYVGLIAHQLQRLYQTGIIATTEYNRIYKDSTSMIRIINGKNVKSVPIGSFYSTIAAYERIFYDEKLATQRQLLSRCNLNNYVEANVIYDKGRSEAEKADMMSSIPLASGMVMSGQKIVDRGEVITNNTYRVLNSFDKEMKRRSSTQEELTTTIIGQVLFIFILVMLFTSYLSLFRKDYFDKPRSITMLYAMITLFPIFVSLMMKHNFFSVYIIPFAMAPIFVRVFMDSRTAFISHVTMILICAAAVKYQYEFIIVQLVAGLVAIYSLRELSKRSQIFITALLVTIASSVVYLALQLMQDNQVFNVDASMYTYFTVNGIFLLLSYPLMYIIEKMFGFTSNVTLFELSNTNKGLLRNLSEIAPGTFQHSITVGNLAAEIANRIRANSLLVRTGALYHDIGKMTNPVFFTENQAGVNPHDQLSDLESAQIIISHVSEGLKMAEKVGLPGIIKDFITTHHGTGITKYFYINYCNAHPTEVIDKSQFQYPGPNPFTREQAILMMADTVEAASRSLNEYTEESISNLVNKLIDGQVADGFFKECPITFRDIALAKQVLIERLKAIYHTRISYPHLNVRQNAGKKTSQESKEQE